CGCTGGAATGTGGCTGGCTCCTCGCCACGCATACGACGCCTGCAGGCCATGGGCTTTTCGGTGCTGGCCGTGGACTACCGCGGCTTTGGCAAGAGCAGCCCGGCCCTGCCCTCGCAGGCCTCGGCCGCCGAGGATGCGCGCGCCGCCTGGGACTGGCTGGGCCGACAGGCCGCAGGCAGGCCACGCTATGTCTTCGGCCACTCGCTGGGCGGTGCCGTCGCTATCGATCTGGCCAGCTCCGTCAAGGATGAAAGCGGGGTGCTGGTCGAGTCCACCTTCACCAGCATTCCCGATGTGTTCGACTCCATGCGCTGGGGCTGGCTGCCCGTGAACTGGTTGATCACGCAGCGCTTCAACTCGGTAGGCAGGGTGGCGGACATCGGCTCGCCGCTGCTGGTCGTGCACGGCACGGCCGATCCGCTGATTCCGGCCCGGCTGGGCCAGCAGCTGTTCGATGCGGCGCGCGAGCCCAAGCGCCTGATCCTGGTCGAAGGTGCCAGCCACCACAACACCCAATCCAAGGCCCTGGCCCAGTATCGCCAGGCCCTGCATGAGCTGTTCGGCCTGAATCCGCGCTGAGCGGCATCGCTACAGACAGTCTCGTCAGCATACGGATCAATGGGCAGGTTCTGATAGTCTGTCTGGCTATGTCTGCGCCGCCTGCCCTGAAATCAAAGCCCAATCCCACTCACTCCCTTGATGAGCAAGCGAAGAGTGATCCTGAATCTGCAGTCTTCGTGATTCTCACGCTAGGGCTGCTGCTGGGTCTTCAGCCGCTGGCAACCGACCTCTATCTGCCCGCCCTGCCACAGCTGTGGCAAGACTTTGGCGCCCCTATCTCGCAGGCCCAGCTGACACTGACCGGCTTTTTGCTGGCCTTTGGCTGCTCACAGATTCTCTGGGGCCCGCTGTCGGACAGGCTGGGCCGCCGCCCGGTCTTGCTGCTGGGCATCAGCGGCTATGTGATCGCAGCGCTGGGCTGCGCCAGCGCCCAGAGCATGGAGTCCTTGATTGCCTTGCGCAGCCTGCAAGGCGCAGCCCTGGGAGCCGGTGTGGTATGCGCTCGTGCCGTGGTGCGCGATCTCTACGCACCGCATAGGGGCGCGCAAGTCATGTCCAAGGCGCTGACGGTTCTGGGCGTGCTGGCCTTTCTGGCCCCCATCAGCGGCGGCTTGCTCGTGGGCTGGCTGGGCTGGCGCTCCACCATGCTGGCCCAGGCCTTCATGGGCAGCCTGGCCTGGCTGCTGGTGATGCTGCGCTTCAGGGAGTCGCTTCCCCAGCGCACCCCCGAGGCACTGCAAGCGGGCAATCTGCTGCGCACCTGGTCGCGCATTGTGCGCAACCCCATGTTCCAGGCCTACAACCTGCTGACCTGCTTCAGCTATGCAGGGCTGTTCACCAATCTGGCGGCCTCTGCGTTCACCTATATCAACGTGCTGCATATGGAGCGCACGCACTTCGGGCTGATGCTGGGCGGCAATGCGCTGTGCTACATCGCCGGCACCTTTGCCTGCCGCCGCCTGCTGCGCAGCATGAGCGTGCAGCGCACCGTGGCCGTGGCAGGAGTGCTGTCGCTGACGGCGGGCTCCATCATGGGCCTGGCGGCCCTGTTCGATCTGCGCAGCATCTGGGCCTATGCCCTGCCTTTTTGCCTCTACCAGATCGCCCACGGCATTCACATGCCCTGCGGACAAAGCAATGCCATCGCGCCCTTCCCCCAGGCTGCGGGTACGGCCTCGGCCATCAACGGCCTGGTGATGATGCTCATGGCTTTTGCCATGGGACTTTGGCTGGGACTGAATCTGGATGGGGACTCCACCATGCCGCTGGCCTTCGGCATCTGGTTCTGGTCGGCCTGCACGGCCATCACGGCATGGACGCTGGTGCAGCGTTTTGGCATCAGCAAATCATGATTTGAAATAAGATGATTAGGTTATTTAAAAACCAATTTTTATTATTTTTCTTTTTATAGAGTTTTTTTGAGAATGCCTGGACTGGCCAACGCGCCGCACTTTTTGTGATCTCCAGCCATGCATTCCCGCCGCTCCTTTCTGCAGCAATCGCTGCTCGCCGCCAGCTCTGCCGGCTTCTCTTTAAGCTCTCTGGCCAAGGCCGCCGAGATCTCCGCCGTTCCTCAGGCCAGCCGCATTCTGGTGGGCTTTGGCGCAGGCGGCGGCATCGATCTGCTGGCACGCGTGCTGGCCGAAAGCATCGCCGCACAACTGGGCAAGAGCCACTATGTGGTGGTGGACAACAAGCCTGGCGCCAACGGCCAGATTGCCGCACAGACGCTGCTCAACGCCCCCAGCGACGGCAGCACCTATCTGATCGCGCCGCTGATCACCCCGGTGCTATCGCAGATCGTCTACAAAAAGCCTGGCTACGATCCAGCTCGCGACTTCTCCCCCGTGGGTCTGCTCGCGCATTTCCAGTTCGGTCTGGCCGTCCCCGCCAGGCACCCGGCGCGCAATATTCAGGAATATGTGGCCTGGCTCAAGGCCAACCCCGACAAAGCCAACTTCGGCAGCCCCGCCGTGGGCAGCCTGCCGCATTTCTTCGGTCTGCTGCTGGGCGAAGCGGCCGGTGTCAACATCGTGCATGTGCCCTACAAGGGCGGCCCGACCATGATGACGGATCTGATCAGCGGCCAGCTGGCCTCCGCCATCCAGACCACCAGCGAGCTCGCTCCGCTGCACAAGGAAGGCAAGGTGCGCATTCTGGGCACTTTCGGCAGCCAGCGCGGTCGCGAACTGCCCGATGTGCCGACCTTTGCCGAAGCCGGCTACCCCAAGGCCACGGGCAGCGGCTGGTACAGCCTGTGGGCACGCAAAGGCACTTCGCCCGAAGCCATTGCCGCGGTCAACCGCGCCGTCAACCATGCGCTGCTGGACCCCAAGCTGCAGCCCAAATGGGCGGAGCTGTCCCTGCAGCCCGACCCGCGCACTCCGCAGGCGCTGGAGCAGTTGCGCGTGGCCGAAGTCGCCAAATGGCGTCCCGTGATCAGCAACTCCGGCTTTGTCATCGAATAAGCAGGGCGAAGAACTCATGACCGCACCGAACATCGTTTTCATCCTCGCCGACGATCTGGGCTGGGCCGACCTAGGCGTCTATGGCGCCACCGATTTCAAGACCCCGCATCTGGACCGGCTCGCCGCCCAGGGCGTGCGCTTCAATCAGGCCTATGCCAACTCGGCCGTCTGCTCGGCCACACGCATTGCGCTGATCACCGGGCGCTATCAGTACCGGCTGCAGGCCGGGCTCGAAGAGCCGCTGGCACGCCATGGCGCGCAACTCGGCCTGCCGGCCGATCACCCCACGCTGCCATCGCTGCTCAAACAGGCCGGCTACGACACGGCATTGATCGGCAAATGGCATCTGGGCAAGCCGCCCTCCTATGGCCCGCAGCGCAGCGGCTACGACTACTTCTTCGGCAACCACAGCGGTGCCATCGACTACTTCACGCACAAGCCCGGCGTGGGCGAACAGTTCA
This window of the Comamonas testosteroni genome carries:
- a CDS encoding alpha/beta hydrolase, translating into MPTTSRFWSPRRIAAALGLALLLALVSWGMRELDARQRVWIFQPSDRSWPGANTAGMQERWIDFRSRDGSAARLHALWMPSSDARAPLLLFLHGARWNVAGSSPRIRRLQAMGFSVLAVDYRGFGKSSPALPSQASAAEDARAAWDWLGRQAAGRPRYVFGHSLGGAVAIDLASSVKDESGVLVESTFTSIPDVFDSMRWGWLPVNWLITQRFNSVGRVADIGSPLLVVHGTADPLIPARLGQQLFDAAREPKRLILVEGASHHNTQSKALAQYRQALHELFGLNPR
- a CDS encoding multidrug effflux MFS transporter, with the translated sequence MILTLGLLLGLQPLATDLYLPALPQLWQDFGAPISQAQLTLTGFLLAFGCSQILWGPLSDRLGRRPVLLLGISGYVIAALGCASAQSMESLIALRSLQGAALGAGVVCARAVVRDLYAPHRGAQVMSKALTVLGVLAFLAPISGGLLVGWLGWRSTMLAQAFMGSLAWLLVMLRFRESLPQRTPEALQAGNLLRTWSRIVRNPMFQAYNLLTCFSYAGLFTNLAASAFTYINVLHMERTHFGLMLGGNALCYIAGTFACRRLLRSMSVQRTVAVAGVLSLTAGSIMGLAALFDLRSIWAYALPFCLYQIAHGIHMPCGQSNAIAPFPQAAGTASAINGLVMMLMAFAMGLWLGLNLDGDSTMPLAFGIWFWSACTAITAWTLVQRFGISKS
- a CDS encoding tripartite tricarboxylate transporter substrate-binding protein → MHSRRSFLQQSLLAASSAGFSLSSLAKAAEISAVPQASRILVGFGAGGGIDLLARVLAESIAAQLGKSHYVVVDNKPGANGQIAAQTLLNAPSDGSTYLIAPLITPVLSQIVYKKPGYDPARDFSPVGLLAHFQFGLAVPARHPARNIQEYVAWLKANPDKANFGSPAVGSLPHFFGLLLGEAAGVNIVHVPYKGGPTMMTDLISGQLASAIQTTSELAPLHKEGKVRILGTFGSQRGRELPDVPTFAEAGYPKATGSGWYSLWARKGTSPEAIAAVNRAVNHALLDPKLQPKWAELSLQPDPRTPQALEQLRVAEVAKWRPVISNSGFVIE